A DNA window from Aminiphilus circumscriptus DSM 16581 contains the following coding sequences:
- a CDS encoding DUF370 domain-containing protein, translating into MGYRLVHIGFGNMVVGERIVGIISPASAPIKRLKEEAREAGRLVDATQGRKTRAVIVTDSNHVILSALQPETLSHRFEVGGDDGEEE; encoded by the coding sequence ATGGGATATCGTCTGGTTCACATCGGTTTCGGCAATATGGTGGTGGGTGAACGCATTGTCGGCATCATCAGTCCCGCCTCCGCCCCGATCAAGCGTCTAAAAGAGGAAGCGAGAGAAGCGGGCAGGCTCGTTGACGCCACGCAGGGGAGAAAGACCCGGGCGGTCATCGTGACGGACAGCAATCATGTGATCCTGTCCGCGCTTCAGCCAGAAACCCTCTCCCATCGCTTCGAAGTGGGAGGGGACGATGGCGAGGAGGAATAG
- a CDS encoding lysophospholipid acyltransferase family protein: MKTIKYFLVRFFCKLYLLLYHRCSVSGLEGVPQRRPLIIASNHCSHLDPIAVGVSYPERLRFLAKEELFRVPFIGFVVSAVGAVPVAREDSQRAGVVLKILLELLEAGESVVLFPEGHRSKDGRLQKLEGGVALLASRTMTPVLPVFVDGGFHAMPPGAGFPRPGKLRVVYGETIYPDQAPEGCSEKERRQWILEELERRLRSMEADSRAGG; this comes from the coding sequence ATGAAAACCATCAAGTATTTTCTCGTTCGTTTTTTCTGCAAGCTCTATCTTCTCCTGTATCATCGGTGCAGTGTTTCGGGTCTCGAGGGTGTGCCGCAGAGGCGACCTCTCATCATCGCTTCGAATCACTGCAGTCATCTCGATCCGATCGCCGTCGGCGTTTCCTATCCGGAAAGGCTCCGGTTTCTCGCGAAGGAGGAACTTTTTCGGGTTCCCTTCATCGGTTTCGTCGTCTCCGCCGTGGGAGCGGTTCCGGTGGCGAGGGAGGACAGCCAGCGTGCGGGGGTCGTGTTGAAAATTCTTCTGGAGCTTCTCGAGGCCGGAGAAAGTGTGGTCCTCTTTCCCGAAGGCCACCGTTCCAAGGATGGTCGGCTGCAGAAATTGGAGGGCGGTGTGGCATTGCTTGCGAGCAGGACCATGACGCCGGTGCTTCCCGTCTTCGTGGACGGGGGATTTCATGCTATGCCCCCCGGAGCGGGATTCCCCAGACCGGGCAAGCTCAGGGTCGTGTACGGAGAGACGATCTATCCCGATCAGGCGCCGGAGGGGTGTTCCGAGAAGGAGCGGCGTCAGTGGATACTGGAGGAGCTCGAGCGGCGCCTGCGCTCCATGGAGGCGGATTCCCGTGCCGGAGGATAG
- the gmk gene encoding guanylate kinase, which translates to MARRNRGILFVISGPSGAGKGTLRKILFDRVPGLAYSVSCTTRHPREGERDGIDYWFVTEEAFNRARDRGEFLEWALVHDHHYGTRAEDVRRELERGRDVVLEIDVQGALSIRDACPDAVLIFIAPPSVDELSDRLRERGTETPEDLSLRLRNAMTEMEMASKYDHVILNDNVERAAEELIALVESYRNSKEVQS; encoded by the coding sequence ATGGCGAGGAGGAATAGAGGGATACTTTTCGTCATCTCCGGGCCGAGCGGCGCCGGAAAGGGAACCCTTCGGAAAATCCTTTTCGACCGGGTTCCCGGACTTGCCTATTCCGTCTCCTGCACGACACGACATCCCCGAGAAGGCGAGCGGGACGGCATCGACTACTGGTTCGTCACGGAAGAGGCGTTCAACCGAGCCCGCGATCGCGGAGAATTTCTCGAGTGGGCTTTAGTGCACGACCATCACTACGGAACCCGTGCCGAGGATGTGCGACGCGAGCTGGAGCGTGGTCGCGACGTGGTGCTCGAGATCGACGTTCAGGGGGCGCTTTCCATACGTGACGCCTGTCCGGATGCGGTGCTCATCTTCATCGCTCCCCCCTCTGTGGATGAGCTTTCCGATCGACTCCGGGAGCGGGGTACCGAGACGCCCGAAGACCTTTCCCTTCGCTTGAGAAACGCCATGACGGAGATGGAAATGGCCTCGAAGTACGATCACGTGATTTTGAACGACAATGTCGAACGTGCTGCGGAGGAACTCATTGCTCTCGTGGAGAGTTACAGAAATTCCAAGGAGGTTCAGTCATGA
- the hflX gene encoding GTPase HflX gives MPEDSSLSKRRALTVFLERPGEEDLRVLLEKELQLLLENVGISVVGTVVQRRAAPDPAFFIGQGKAEEAALMARSLDAGVLVFDDALTPGQVLNLKKRTGLEIQDRPGVIVTIFQARAHTAEAKLQVELARCRYEVPLLKGLGQQMSRTGGGIGTRGPGETEFERHRRKLERRIRDIDKKLQVVRQRREYQRKRRSRSGFPTVALVGYTNSGKSTLLRTLSGDGSILARDQLFSTLDTAVRRVTLPGGREILMADTVGFIRKLPPALVAAFRATLEEVASADLVLLVLEVASPDVTETLQTVQQMLFDIGAGTVPRILVLNKVDLVDSVFLERIQERLVGAGETVVSVSALRGDGLDVLLRRIAARLNEKPWEESV, from the coding sequence GTGCCGGAGGATAGTTCCCTCTCCAAGCGGAGAGCGCTCACAGTCTTTCTCGAACGCCCCGGAGAAGAAGATCTGCGAGTGCTTCTCGAAAAAGAACTCCAACTTCTCCTGGAAAATGTGGGAATCAGCGTGGTGGGAACGGTGGTCCAGAGGCGAGCGGCTCCCGATCCCGCCTTTTTTATCGGTCAGGGGAAAGCGGAGGAGGCGGCACTGATGGCGCGCTCTCTTGATGCGGGTGTCCTCGTCTTCGACGATGCTCTCACGCCCGGTCAGGTGCTCAACCTGAAGAAGCGAACCGGTCTGGAGATCCAGGACCGTCCCGGCGTCATCGTCACGATCTTTCAGGCCAGGGCGCACACCGCGGAGGCGAAACTTCAGGTGGAACTCGCCCGGTGCCGTTACGAGGTTCCCCTTCTGAAGGGGCTTGGACAGCAGATGTCCCGGACGGGTGGAGGCATCGGGACCAGGGGTCCCGGAGAGACGGAATTCGAGCGGCATCGACGCAAACTGGAGAGGCGCATTCGGGATATCGACAAAAAACTCCAAGTGGTGCGGCAGCGCCGGGAATATCAGCGGAAACGACGTTCCCGCTCCGGATTTCCCACAGTCGCCCTTGTGGGATACACGAACAGTGGAAAGTCTACCTTGTTACGAACTCTTTCTGGAGATGGTTCCATTCTCGCTCGGGATCAGCTTTTTTCCACCCTGGACACGGCGGTGCGTCGCGTGACGCTCCCCGGAGGGCGGGAAATCCTGATGGCAGATACGGTGGGATTCATTCGGAAGCTGCCACCGGCGTTGGTGGCAGCGTTTCGTGCGACCCTCGAAGAAGTTGCATCGGCGGATCTTGTGCTGCTCGTACTGGAGGTGGCTTCCCCGGACGTGACGGAGACGCTCCAGACGGTACAGCAGATGCTCTTCGACATCGGCGCTGGAACGGTGCCCAGAATACTGGTGCTCAACAAGGTCGACCTCGTCGATTCCGTGTTTTTGGAAAGAATTCAGGAGAGGCTTGTCGGAGCAGGAGAGACGGTGGTTTCCGTGAGCGCTCTCCGGGGAGACGGTCTCGACGTTCTTCTCCGAAGGATTGCTGCACGTTTGAACGAGAAGCCCTGGGAGGAGAGTGTGTAG
- a CDS encoding YicC/YloC family endoribonuclease, with protein sequence MLRSMTGFGRAQCEGEWGSLAVEISSVNHRFQEVSVRLPREVAHAEHALQQRVRQAFRRGKAQLRVELRLALTAKSALVNEEVFEVYVRKINALRTSLDLPGEFRWESLLALPGVVGSAVDSQDTSDEAIQEALRSTLDDALAQWNAMRRTEGEHLEEDVRGHLRLFEERIDLIERRWPEMRDNAFRSMVERVTLLAVECGPLPDQGRLLQEMALLSDRWDIAEEISRSRSHLEKFRQILDGEEGSGKKLDFLLQEMNREINTIASKVADAELRWVAVEAKSDLERLREQIQNAE encoded by the coding sequence GTGCTGCGCAGCATGACAGGATTCGGGCGTGCCCAATGCGAGGGGGAATGGGGATCCCTTGCCGTCGAAATATCCAGCGTCAATCATCGGTTCCAGGAAGTGAGCGTTCGCCTTCCCCGGGAAGTGGCGCATGCCGAACATGCGCTGCAACAAAGGGTACGTCAGGCGTTCCGCCGGGGGAAAGCCCAGCTTCGCGTGGAGCTTCGCCTCGCCTTGACCGCAAAGAGCGCCCTCGTCAACGAGGAGGTTTTCGAAGTCTACGTCCGCAAGATTAATGCTTTGCGCACGTCTCTGGACCTTCCTGGGGAGTTTCGCTGGGAGAGCCTTCTCGCCCTTCCCGGTGTTGTGGGTAGCGCGGTGGATTCTCAGGACACTTCGGACGAGGCCATCCAGGAAGCCCTGCGTTCCACCCTCGACGATGCCCTTGCACAATGGAATGCCATGCGACGAACCGAGGGCGAACACCTCGAGGAGGATGTGAGGGGCCATTTGCGCCTCTTCGAGGAACGGATTGATCTCATCGAGCGACGCTGGCCGGAAATGAGGGACAATGCCTTCCGGTCCATGGTGGAGCGGGTGACGCTCCTTGCGGTGGAGTGTGGTCCTCTTCCCGATCAGGGACGTTTGCTTCAGGAGATGGCTCTTCTCTCCGATCGATGGGACATCGCCGAAGAGATCTCCCGCTCCCGAAGCCACCTCGAAAAATTTCGGCAGATTCTCGATGGCGAGGAGGGGAGCGGCAAGAAGCTCGACTTCCTCCTGCAGGAAATGAACAGAGAGATCAACACCATTGCGTCCAAGGTCGCGGACGCGGAGTTGCGATGGGTTGCGGTCGAGGCGAAGAGTGATCTCGAGCGCCTGAGAGAACAGATTCAGAACGCGGAGTGA
- the rpoZ gene encoding DNA-directed RNA polymerase subunit omega produces MIFCDLDELFSKLPIENKYLLTRVLAQRARQLSESKGRNILEESGEKYISSAIRELAAGSLVLSFSPEEESAPRSADKSPSA; encoded by the coding sequence ATGATTTTTTGCGATTTGGACGAGCTTTTCAGTAAATTGCCCATCGAGAACAAATACCTGCTCACTCGCGTCCTCGCCCAGCGGGCGAGACAACTCAGCGAGAGCAAGGGACGCAATATTCTGGAGGAGTCAGGAGAGAAGTACATCTCTTCGGCTATACGGGAGCTCGCTGCGGGCTCGCTTGTTCTTTCCTTTTCTCCCGAGGAGGAAAGCGCACCTCGGAGCGCCGACAAGTCGCCGTCCGCCTGA